From a single Lactococcus allomyrinae genomic region:
- a CDS encoding bacteriocin immunity protein, translating to MEKNAEKQELLNELYNLILDKHIRDWERKQLIDMKNNLVNQERFTDELSRLEISLRPLALRHNLTPKMTDFYEKITSSKLFGRGVGGIF from the coding sequence ATGGAAAAAAACGCAGAAAAGCAAGAGTTGCTCAATGAACTTTATAATCTCATCTTAGATAAACATATTCGTGATTGGGAGCGTAAACAACTCATTGATATGAAAAATAATTTAGTAAATCAAGAACGATTTACGGATGAATTATCGCGCTTAGAAATTTCCCTTCGTCCCCTAGCCTTACGGCATAATTTAACTCCAAAGATGACAGATTTCTATGAAAAAATAACAAGCTCCAAACTTTTTGGGCGTGGTGTTGGTGGTATTTTTTAG